The region ACATTGATCCAAGGACAATGGAGCTCTGCAGTGTTGTCTATAGAACATGCCTTAAATCAGACATATTCATTCTCAATATTTTTGGCCATAACATACTGTGTATGGTTGGAAAGTGTTTTAATAAAGGCTAGAAATAGCAATGCTATACAATGACCAATACAACTTTTattaatgagatttaaaaatatgtttcctGTTTTcctgtttcctttcttttttctacaAACCTTTTCATGttaaaagataataaaatacacattgaCAATAAAACAGTGGAAGCAGTTTGAACTCATTTAATCAAGACACTTAATCCCTGTTAAACCTTAAAACTGGTGGTTTATGCAGTTCAGATATCGAAAGGCAATTCCACGGGTTGGTGAACTGCCTTGTAGAGATTGATTATCGAACTGGGCtgggtttcccaaaagcatcttagaacAAAAAGATTCTTGAGTGGTTgagtgagcatcacactgaacacatcTTGCTTGGTTAAGATTACCTTAACATTAAGACGTTTTTGGAAAACTAGGCCCAGGTTCATAATGGTATCTGAGCCTTAAAGAGCAAGTTcacaacattttcaaaatattgcataataattaattataataataataataataataataataatttaaagtaTTTGATGTGAAATTTTTAAGTGCTTGTTTCTTAGGAAATTTCACAATTGTGAAAGTGGCAGtggtagatttttttaaaagaatgcCTTTTACTTTTCAATGACTGAACTATGCAGACATTTTGAAACGTGTGGCATTCCTCTTAAATCTTCAGAGCCTAATTATTTTACAGGTATTTCCAGTGTTCTCATTAATAACAGAAGCAATGTGGTGGGTAACTCAGCATTTTCTATGTTTTGCCTTCACCagaaacattttacacattctTAAAGCAATAACTAACCAGGCCCTCTGTGGTTTATTAGTTTCTTTGCTACACTGGCAAACGTTTTAATCTGTGGATTCTCATTTGGctgtgtttttttacatttttttcctgcagTGGGTACCAGTATGCCGGGCTGGAGTATGGGTCCGAGTGTTACTGTGGCAACCGCATTAGCAGCACTCGTATGAAGGAGGAAGAGTGTAATCTGGACTGTAAAGGGGAGAAGGGCTCTGTTTGTGGGGGTGTGGCTCGTCTCACTGTCTACAAGGTGGAGGAGGTTCTTCCGGGCCAAAGGAGATGTGAGTAAACTGAATGTGTTGTCTTCATTTTCTCTGTCCTAAAGCTGTGGAACAGCTGAGTTATtgtcatcattcattcattcattatctgtaaccgcttatccagttcagggtcgtggtgggtccagagcctacctggaatcattgggcgcaaggcagtaatccaccctggagggggcgccagtccttcacagggcaacacagacacacattcactcacacctacggacactttggagtcgccaatctacctaccaacgtgtgtttttggactgtgggaggaaaccggagcacccggaggaaacccacgcggacacggggagaacacaccaactcctcacagacagtcaccctgagcaggaattgaacccacaaggttcctggagctgtgtgactgcgacactacctgctgcgccaccatgccgccctattgTCATCATTGTTTCTTAATTATTAAAGCATCAGTAGGACTCATGCACATAAGAGCTGTCACTATAAGTTTGATTAATAATCCAATAAACAATGCAATAAATTGcatattaattaatatacagAACGCCACATTTAAATATCAAGCTTTCTACTCTTCTGTGAAAATGTACActtgattttggaacatttctgcaaggatttgatggcatttagcaaGTACTTGTATGATTATCTCTAGTTTTCATATCCAGCCCATCTCATCCCACTGTTGCTGGATGGTTCTCCATCAGTTGATAGCGTGTAGTTGCACTGCTGAACAGACCAATATCGGGGGGCATTCTATACCCGCTGCTGATGCTTGGGCATATATGTCCCCTGCTGATGCTTGCCCTTGACCTTCATGCTGTCCTATAGCGAGTATACGATCTGTGTTTTCTCAGTATCCTTAAAGTAGCCGAACTTCCTAAATCTAAGCGGTGGACATATAGGTTAAGTTTATTTAATCAAGCGTTTAAACAATGACAGCCCTAAGGCACGTACACATAAACACCTGCTTACAAAAGCATATGGTAGAAGTCTGGCACAGAATCAGTTTTCTtgtcacacacgcacacatgcagAAAAAAATGTCTGGAACATAACCACCAGGGGGCATGCACTTTCACTTGACAGGCCAGGCTGATGTGGAATCATTTctctactcacacacacacacacatacaagcgTGAATAATCTacaaaactctcacacacacctaaacaCCATGCAAACACTGTCACCATGTTCCTGGCCCTGGAGCTTGTATTGCAGGTGATGTAGGGACGAGGTCCAGCACTATGAATAGCCATATGTCTGAGTGAGGCTGGTCCAGAGGGCTCCTCCACATGCCGCTGACCGTGGCTGCTCTGACCCTCTGTCCGCATGCAGGTGCAGGCCAGTTGGAGTTATCCCAACACAACAGCAGCTGCATCCCCTCACAGCCACTCGCAAACACAATCATTAAACCTCCCCAGCATATTTCATGTCCTAAATAGGCAGTGCTattcattatgttaaataaatcaCCCAAATTACCCTGAAAATAGAGCTGCTGCCCTAGTCCGGTTTGCTTGAATACAGGATAGTGACGCTTTATCCAATTTGCGTGTTATAAACAtatgatgtgtttgtgtctggAAATAAAGCAAACACAGGTGGTGGTTGAAATGGTGTTCAGATCTTAAGTACAGATTTTTCCCTCCCAGAAATCTACAGTCACGGGCAAAAGTTTAAATGCCTTTTGTCAAACGATCTGTTTTGTTGTtcttcaaataaaaacacatcacaCCTACCCTCTACAGGGAATTAACCTAAACATTGCATTTCTCTGTACATTCTACTGTGCAGTTACCATTCCCTGATTTTAACATattgcaaaacaaaaaaaaagcaatatataAAGTGTTCTAGGGGGCTCCCACATGGTGCAACTCCAAGCATTTGTGAGTCTGATCGCTAGTGATACCACTGCCATCTGTTGCCAGGAGCCCAACAGCATAGAAGCATAAACATAGCATCATTCTCTATGAGTGGCAAGGACAGCCCTCTTACCCAGTAAGATGTTAGCCAGTGGAGGTGTCTTTTTTGCTAACATAGGAGAACAGAGCcatcagtgttctcctccaaatgttttGAGATGTCCGGTGATGTGTTATTGCCGGTATGATAAGAACCAGTGCCTGGTTTCACTTGCCTTTAAAAAAGCATGTAAAAAAAGCATGAAAGAATGTCTGAACCCTCTCTGCTTGTTAGCATTGTGTAAATGTGGACACCTAGTGTGTGGGTGGAATTGGCAACAACAGCTAAaaatcagataaaaaaaaaatccttttgctcattatatgttttgttttagatCCAACCATTTTATTTTCAGCAAGTGAATTATAATTATGGTTTATTCATTAAAAAGTAACCAAAAATTTTATTACactaaataatgtaatataacgTGTGTCTAAGTTGTGCATgcaacttttaaaaaattatattctttATAATCCTGTCCTCTCGACACACCTTTAAAGAGAACAAAACTGCGAATGCATTCCTGCACACTGATATCTCACCGTGGCAAATGCTTATAGATGCTAGCCCTGCAGCCACAGAGTTAAACCCTCTTTGTTGTCATCCCCCCACCGCCCCCCCATCTCAAAAGCAGTGTGTTTGATGATTTTCTGCAGCTGTATCATCTTTCTCGCCCTCTGAGGATCAAACATTGTTCGGTCCATTCGAGGCCGAAGTGCCTCTTCATTTATTAGGAGGCAGACAAAAGCCTGCAGGCTTTGTGGCACTGGCTCGTTCCAGAGAGGTGCTGATGGGTACTGTGTCATGGCATGTCCCACAGGGCAGATGACACATGGTACTTAATGAATTTGTAACTGCTCTAATTGCACAGTCCACGCACTCTTACAGATGAGTGGGATGTGGCCGAGGCTCTTGTTCTGGAGGATGTGGCTCGCGCTGCTTTGCTGCAGGTTGGAGGTTACTCAAATAAGTCTGTACAGAAACACAAGCCTTACCGTGGTATAGTGAGATAATCAcatcctgttttttttaattaaatgttattatattttgcTATGAATTCACAAGATTAAAATATaagttaaaatgtgtgtgtctctggtgTGTACATAAGAAGTTTTCAGTGATTAGTTGGGTGTGAATGTGATGTGGATGGGGTTATAATCACAGTCTATATAGTGGACTGTGTTTCAGTCACAGAGAAATTGCCTGGTGGGGGATTTATCACAGAGAGAAATTGCCTGGTGGGAATTGATATAGAACTAGGGtcaaattatttgaaaataatatacagtacaatcacttttaaaaacaagtagaaaattatattttttcaaatatatcATCACTGCTGGGTTGAATCCCAACATACAAATCATCCAAACAACAGCTTATGCCATTAGAAACTGACACAACAcgtacaaaattaaaaaaatcataacGTTAAATGCAACTGATAATCCAGGTCCTCTGCTCTAAATCTTCTTTAGCAAAGCTACGAAACTATGAAACTAACATTGCTAACAAGCCATATACAGAAATTGAAGAGttataaacagaaaacaacttTGGTGACTCTATCTCGGGGACATGGGAATATAAAGAgttacaattatttaaaaacattctcTTAACTGTAAACCTGTGAATTTTAGCAGTTATGGAGGTCTGTTATAATGTGGCAGTAACTGGAACTATACAGAAGTACCATGCTATTATATTTGGCCAAACGAATGTAGCTATAATATATATGCTTTCAGACAGGAATGTCCGCTACCGAGGCTGCTTCAAAAGACCAGAAAACACTTCTGCAGCATCCTTCGTCCACATGGTCCAGCCCAACCTCACATCCCAGACCTGCATAGAAGCCTGTCTGGACAAGGtctgtctctcttctttcttctgcCCTTTTCTTCACATCCCCAGCTCCCCACTCACTTTCTGCTGCTTTCCTCAGCCTAAATCAGTGAAGATTAGCATTGATTGTCCATTCTCCTGGGGGTTTGTGCTGTGGCTAATGCTCTTCTCGAGGTGCTCAGGATGAAAGTTTGATTTTTTGCTGCAGTGTTCTGAAAACAATCTGCTTGTTTAAACATTAATGTGGCCCTTAAGAGAATCAATTCACGCCATAATCAATCTTGCACACTACTTGAATGCTGTGATTGCGGCGTAATCGTAGCCCCCTCCATCAGATAGACATGCTTTGTTACGCTCTGCCAACAGGGTCAATTGATTGTCAACCGAGAAACTAATTGCGGCGTTTGAAAATGCTTTCCCTTAATGGGATCTAAAAATAGATGGGATTTGATGCAATGATACGCAGAGAAGAGAGCGTCTCCATCTGAATAAAAGTAGGCTGAAATGAAAAGTTAGATGCAGTTTTAATTTTTCTTCAGATCAAATTTATTACAGGTCTCTGTAAACAGAAGAGAGTCTAAGTCTGAAACACATAGCCAAAAGCAGTGGCTCTCTTACACTCATATTAACACTGGATTTCTCTCTGGATTAGGAGTTTCCTTTAGCCATACTGAGCAGACCAGCTTGTTTCTGTGGCTATGCCACACCCCAGTTCTCCCTCCATGAGCCTGTGGATGAAGAAAACTGTGCCCAGATTAACAGCAGCCAGACAACCCCCAAACCCAACTCAAACTTCCTCAAGGTTTACCAGACCCCGGTACAGGGTAAGATCCCGAACCTAAGGATGTAcagttcacacacaaacacatctgtaATATCACTGTTGGACTGATGTGCCTGAAAAGGCAAACTAGTTTACAAGTTgcattaaataatgaattataaaaatattttgtgttgGTCATTTCTTAAAAAAGACCTGCATATTAATTCAACTCAAATACATTCACTTTCTACTTGATTAGAAAAAGCCCTTGGCTGCTATACTGTAGAAAACTGTACTGTCTTTTTTAAATACTGAGCATCTCATGGAGCTGGCCTATAACTCATGCATTCACACACTtattcactcatgtttagcagacTGAatattctccacaagggggtgctgttaCTATTCTAGTTTTTGGATCTTCATTAAAAATGGTAATTTGCTTCGGTGAAACTGTGAAACTGTTCCATTGATAGCACacaaaaaaactataaaacctCACTGTTGTGGAAGTGTTACTTCCATGGCCACAACccaaagacaaagaaaaacaaatacagtgatatATTGTATCATTTTGATTTGCTATGTTATTGATACATGGCATCAAATGTCGATAATTTTATTGAAACGTAGTCGCTCTAAACTCCACAAGACTCGTCCTCTAGTTTGAAGTCACTGCTTCATTACCCCACATGGTGGTACTAATCATATGAAGACGGTAAACCTGCGGTGAAGAAATAGTAACTCGCAGTAGAGAAAAGGCAGAAAATAGGGGAAAACAAATCAAGCAGGCACCGTACTTTTTCAAGTCGAAAGATTGGGCCCACTTCAACTTTAACAACCAATAAGGCACAAACAAAATAGAATCAATTAAAAATAGATTTGCCAGAACTGtcttattaaaataaagtttaaggGCAACACAATGAACATGCATAGCCACCTTGTTCGCCATCATCCTGAACTGATGGTTGATGTTAAAGAGACATAAGCAAGCTAAGCTATGCACTTAGTTGTACACTGTTTCATACTGGTGGTCACATTCCGTGAATCTGACACTAATGAATACATAATTCCTAGTATTTCAAAGTATTTTATCCTCTTCGTTTACACAGATGTCATGATGTATTGTAGAGAATTGTCTTGCAATATACTGAGTATCACAGTATCATCATATCCTAAATCCCAGGCTATGGAAATGGCACTCCCATATCAGTAACATAATTATGGCCAACAGTggctctgtggtcagaaacagaCCAATAATGGGACGGAATGTAACTGAAACATTGTGCTTCATAACTGATACAGACTAAAGTCTATAATCCTACACATACAGAATATAATGGACCTGTAATTTATGCAGAGCACATAAAGTTACCAAGTTACAAAGTGAGTGGATGGGAACGCTCATTTCTAACAGCGAGTGATGAATGTGTTAATTTCCTCAGTATAGTCTTGTTCATCCTGTGACCAATGAACAATCTTCTAGACTCCAGATGTACTGAGAGGAGATTTCTGCCAGAGAAATCCACTTGGCTGGTGGCTCTGTCCAGTTTCCCTGGAGCAGGAAATACCTGGGTGAGGCATCTGATTGAACTGGCCACCGGCTACTACACAGGCAGCTACTACTTTGATGGAACCCTCTATAACAGAGGTACAAACCATTTTTCTTTAGATCAGATTTTCAGAGTGATTTGAGGAAAACTTATAGAAGTCCGTTACACACAAGAAAGCATACATTTACCAGTTTCTTCAAGATATCTGAGAAACCCAGTCATTGCTTTGAGATACGATGTGAGTATTTGGTGAAAATAAGTTAGTAGTTTAAGATACTGAAGTATTGTAGTATCTACAGTACCTTCCACACTCAGCACTGACACAGTTTTTTTATACACTGCTGTCAGAAACATGGGACAACAGGCATAGGGAAATTTTCTCCACTACCTGGTGGGAATGGGCTTCTATAAGTACTCTTATGGTAACAGTCACATATGGCTTTATAGTTTTAAGGGTGAAATTCCAGTGTTAGCTTCTGCCTTGACTGATGAGAAATGGGTTGTTGACATTATGATTCATTAGAGCAGTCAAATATAGAATTTTTATTCTGATGACATTGAAGTGCGTCCTCcattatggattttttttttctggttgaCTCATCACTATTCATTTCTTCGCTCTTCAACGTTCTATTAATTTTTACCTCATCACTCTGGTTCCACTGTGTACAATTTTGTGAGCGGGACTAAATTTCAGCCATATTTTATCTCCAAAGCTTTTACTTTTTTGTAGATCAGAACTTTTATGTAAGTCATGTCTTTGCAATAGAGAATTTGACCCAGGTTGAAAGTCACAGCGGGTTTATATCCATCACTGGAGTGACAAGGGTTGGAGGATGGGGGGTTCATTCctttgcattgtgtgtgtgagtgtgtgtgtgtgtttgtgtttggattGCAACATGGCTCTGAGAGCTCGCCACATGGTGTTGGCTCCACATTGCAAACTTCCATTCCCTCCTTCTGTGCAGGCTTCAAGGGCGAGAAGGATTACTGGAAAAGTGGACGGACCATCTGTGTGAAGACACACGAGAGCAGCAAGAGAGACATAGAGATGTATGACTCAGCCATCTTGCTCATCAGGAACCCCTACCGTTCTCTCATGGCAGAGTTTAATCGCAAATGTGCCGGACACCTTGGCTATGCGTCTGACCAGCACTGGAAGAGCAAAGGTACGGTCACCACACTGCATTCTTTCATTGTGTCATTGGCAACCTCTTTTAATGGGATCAGGCCTGAGCtccaaaaaaaatcacattccgTATTACCTGGATCACAGCTATTATTATCCCTCCATAATGCAATTGCAACAGAGCCAGTTAGAAGAGGATttacaatattaaaaacaaacaggacatTGAAGATGTTTAGAagattttatcttttttttaataactttgGAAAAAGTTGTGCATACTGATAATTAACTGATCTATAATTGATAACTAAGTAATGAAACCCAGGGCCCAAACAAGACTGCCAAaaagcaggtatgatctggGTAGTTGATAATCAATAGCACTGCAATGAAAATGACATGATGgtgatgtgtttttgtgtgtgttgtgctggtccGAGTGGATCATACGCAGTAATTACATGATATATAAATCTCTGAATCTACTGTTAATAACGCATTACGTTAGGGCTTAAAATGTTTATCAAAATGGACTCTTGTCTGTCCTTGTCTCCGCAGAGTGGCCGGAGTTTGTGGGCAGTTACGCGTCCTGGTGGGCGTCCCATGTGCTGGACTGGTTGCGCTTTGGCCGACAGCTGCTGGTGGTTCATTATGAAGAACTGCAGGAGTCGCTGGTGCCCAGGCTACGTGGCATCACCTCCTTTCTGAACATCAGCACAAGTGAGGAACGCCTCCTCTGTGCAGAAAACAACAAGGATGGACACTTCAAACGCTCGGGTGCCCGGAGACCCACTTTCGATCCTTTCACCCCTGACATGAGGAGGTTGATTGACGGTTATATCAGTGCAGTGGACCAGGCTCTCCGAGCCAGCAACCACACAGGCCTGCCTCAGGAATACCTCCCGAGATGATGAGGGGCAAACTCTCAACAGAGAACTTTGGACTACACTAAACCTGGGCTTCACTCCCAGCTAGAGGATGTCAACAAAGATCCATTTAATActctgatcagccataacattaaaacggTTGCTTCTTGCTTCTACacacattgttcattttatcagcaccATTGGCCATGCAGGTAGACTTTGGTAACGCTACAATTATAGGctgtagtccatatgttgctctgcatattttttagCTCTTTCCAACccaggaccctcacaggaccactacagagcaggtcTAAAAAATATACACCACCACGATGTTAGTGTGGAATGAATGAAATGGAGTacagtctgtatttgtgtgCTGCAGAGAGCTCCTacacggtcagtggagctgatgcaatagacagtgagtgtagaaacgaggTCATTTAATCATTATGGCTAATTAGTGTAGTTAAAGtagtatgcaaaagtttgggtggTCTGATGACAGGTTTTGTCTGTATGTCTGTTTTTGAGTGAAACTTAGTTAACACATACTCTACAAGGAACAATATGGTATTTTTCTACAATTGTTAGTGCACAATGTCTATTTATTTGCTGAAAATTTCACCAGCCACATTTTTTCCCCCATCTGTGTTGATTCAGGGGGAAAAACGGGGATTGTGTATTAAAGAGCCAAAGGGTGTTTTTTTGTTCTGTGTAGAGGATGCTTTTCTTATTTTCACTGTTGCATACAAcctatataaacacacacacatatatatatttgtattaaggGCTTTGTTGCTTCTTGGATTTGGTAAGTGACAGGATTTGAAATGTGCTTTATTTTTAGCCCCAAGCCTCAACTCagctcaattttatttatttatttattttttggtaagGTTTTCCCATGAAGCTTAGCCACCAAGCTGAACAACACTATGTTTAAATGCTGCAGTGAAGATTTATAAAAGATTAAATCTTGTGTGATTATGATTATGCCGCAGGGGGTATGTCCAGCATTTGACAAGGTGGAAGCTCATGACTCGTCACCGTGTGCCACTTTCAAGCCTTCAGGACATTGTGAGAGTTTAATTCCACAAACTTCACCTCTCCCAgatgttttgtgtgtatttagatCACATTAgtgttttataataaattattctaACAATGGCAACTCCTTCTGTCATTTTAAACCTCTGCTTGTAAGACTGGCTCACCATTTTGCCTCCTGCGGTATTTGCTGTACAGATCTATATGTTACAACTATTCATTTTCTGATAGCACCAAAGCAAGGTGCTCTTCAGTGTCAAGCCAGTGAGAAAGTGGGCTGTCACTTGTCAGCTATTAAAAAAGGAGAGATAAATACAACATTCTGGTACAGGAAATGTCAACAGCAGCaagataacttaaaaaaaaaaagcttcagtCATAAAGCTTCACTCCAGATTTGTGTCACAAGCACTGAGCAGTCCAGCGTCCAATTTAGAAAACAGCATATTGTAATAGAGCCAacacaaaacaatgtttctttgccTGCTTACAAGAATTATAGAGACCAGTACATGCTAGTATTCCTTTTTTGTCCCCACCAGTCTTTGTTTTAGCCTGATTTGGTAGGTAGGCTCCATATGTAAAGAGACCATTAGCTACAGATGAAACCTAATCAAGAACTGGCAAAGAAGAAAGGAAGTAACACCTTGATTGTCACCATGCCAACGGCAGATACAGCAGTATGATGGATACAGCATATGTCCAGTGATTTTATGTCATGGGCTTCAAGCTATATCTACACTAACTTTAGCAGAGTGATGCTTGTAGTGCACTAATCCTCACTGATCTGATTACTAGTTGACAGCCAGTTTCAGGTGCATCTGATTATCACATCACGCAACAACTGACATCAGACACTGTGAAATGAGTGTCTCAAATGAATTCCTAGCAGCAATTTGAAAGTATTGGTTGGAGTGGGCCCACATCTTACATTTTTTATGAAGCCACTGATATTTCCTCAATACTGTGCAAAATCTGCAGTGTTCATTTAGCAGAACACATTTTACCAAAAAGCCTCAACAACTACATGTAGTATCTCATTATCAGTAATTAATGTGTCCACACTTCAtcttaattacagcttctacactttttaaggtggtttctttgtttcatttgccaatattattttcatattattttttaatccaATTCTATTTCTCAGTAATGACTTCTTGACATTgccatgtcctttcagacctaTCAAGCTGAGTTGTGTTCTTAGGTTTTGAAGAATGACCAAAACCACCAGTGGATTGTTTCAGATCTGAAACAAGAAGAGATTTGGATTTCCCCCCCGTCTTTGAAGAAAAAGTGTCAAATACTCTGTATTACTGTGAATATAAAGGTttcaatttttttaattctgaaaaaagaaaatgtacttAATGTCAGTTTAAAACAGGAATTAACGAAGGGTAggctctgacttttgcacagtatggTACATAACGAATTAAACTTTCATATAAAAGGGGAGAATATTTGGATTTCATTTTGTAATCCTCTGGCTGTAGTCACACACTGATTCCTATTCCTTATGTCTCTCAGCCTCAGGATTATCAAAGAAGAATGTGCAGAGGAATGACTGCTCACAAAATAAATACCGCTTTTC is a window of Hoplias malabaricus isolate fHopMal1 chromosome 1, fHopMal1.hap1, whole genome shotgun sequence DNA encoding:
- the LOC136703554 gene encoding sialate:O-sulfotransferase 1; its protein translation is MAKPFYRLQRFLRRTQLLFLFLGVAYIMAGSVLLLQRSGLVISQHGGSSTFLIPPSLPSPPRALEPPALRTGYGMMSSRFGLKGYQGSPSEDWSGPQWLMSRNQEIRHLRRRWFHSLMSEQDTTRVERVSPKRKVRHKGTYIGCFLDDAKDRVLKGMVFYDFRKMTSTLCQDTCTESGYQYAGLEYGSECYCGNRISSTRMKEEECNLDCKGEKGSVCGGVARLTVYKVEEVLPGQRRYRNVRYRGCFKRPENTSAASFVHMVQPNLTSQTCIEACLDKEFPLAILSRPACFCGYATPQFSLHEPVDEENCAQINSSQTTPKPNSNFLKVYQTPVQDSRCTERRFLPEKSTWLVALSSFPGAGNTWVRHLIELATGYYTGSYYFDGTLYNRGFKGEKDYWKSGRTICVKTHESSKRDIEMYDSAILLIRNPYRSLMAEFNRKCAGHLGYASDQHWKSKEWPEFVGSYASWWASHVLDWLRFGRQLLVVHYEELQESLVPRLRGITSFLNISTSEERLLCAENNKDGHFKRSGARRPTFDPFTPDMRRLIDGYISAVDQALRASNHTGLPQEYLPR